Proteins from one Setaria italica strain Yugu1 chromosome V, Setaria_italica_v2.0, whole genome shotgun sequence genomic window:
- the LOC101755175 gene encoding uncharacterized protein LOC101755175 isoform X1 — translation MAPVKVFGPAISTNVSRVLLCLEEVGVGYEVVDVNFAAGEHKGPEHLERNIPAFQDGGLMLFAWRTSATSPTRSTSWPRHMHRCSIRRPAAQILIVRGTRHSIPFVFSSVYFAVRTTSIMCECDVWTVDFVMLQPYVIANQLHKKINGISNVSGITSQTIIYVETCILELLSALTCCQAPSDGERSRNAPIPLLDRFVPKVNALAVAVPFSLSATVNGIDS, via the exons ATGGCGCCGGTGAAGGTATTCGGGCCGGCAATCTCGACGAATGTATCAAGAGTGTTGTTGTGCCTTGAAGAGGTCGGTGTGGGCTACGAGGTCGTCGACGTCAacttcgccgccggcgagcacaaGGGCCCCGAGCACCTCGAGCGAAAC ATTCCAGCCTTCCAGGACGGCGGGCTCATGCTCTTTG CCTGGCGGACCTCAGCTACTTCCCCTACGCGGTCTACTTCATGGCCACGCCATATGCATCGCTGTTCGATTCGTCGCCCAGCTGCCCAAATACTGATCGTCAGAGGTACGCGTCATAGCATCCCATTCGTATTTTCCAGTGTGTATTTTGCTGTGCGTACTACTTCTATAATGTGTGAATGTGATGTGTGGACTGTGGACTTTGTCATGTTACAACCATATGTAATTGCAAATCAGTTACACAAAAAAATTAATGGAATATCGAACGTATCGGGTATTACAAGTCAAACGATTATATATGTTGAAACTTGCATATTAGAATTACTGTCTGCTTTAACGTGTTGTCAAGCACCTTCTGATGGTGAGAGGAGTCGAAATGCTCCAATCCCTCTGCTAGACCGTTTCGTTCCAAAAGTGAATGCACTCGCAGTCGCAGTACCTTTCTCACTTTCTGCGACAGTCAATGGAATAGACTCCTAA
- the LOC101755175 gene encoding probable glutathione S-transferase GSTF1 isoform X2 gives MAPVKVFGPAISTNVSRVLLCLEEVGVGYEVVDVNFAAGEHKGPEHLERNIPAFQDGGLMLFGEFLVFAVVISNTNGWRPGHACHHAPRPRAAP, from the exons ATGGCGCCGGTGAAGGTATTCGGGCCGGCAATCTCGACGAATGTATCAAGAGTGTTGTTGTGCCTTGAAGAGGTCGGTGTGGGCTACGAGGTCGTCGACGTCAacttcgccgccggcgagcacaaGGGCCCCGAGCACCTCGAGCGAAAC ATTCCAGCCTTCCAGGACGGCGGGCTCATGCTCTTTGGTGAGTTCCTAGTCTTTGCGGTAGTAATTTCCAACACTAATGGCTGGAGGCCGGGCCACGCCTGCCACCATGCCCCCAGGCCACGCGCCGCCCCATGA
- the LOC111257325 gene encoding probable glutathione S-transferase GSTF1, with product MVSRDGAAIRVSSLLVDGRLLGFIFILPFFFLRLVLLPSHRGVCLRHQRRSIYTRRYRQNSCIISSESRAISRYVLRKFKTPDAGTNNLLRDGDLEGSALVDAWLDVEALLYEPAVHAVFVQHRVVPALGGVPDEKVIGESVEKLRKVLEVYEARLGERRYLAGDDVSLADLSHFPYTHYFMGMPYAAVFDAFPRVRSWWQDLMARPAVQRVAAMMDGQ from the exons ATGGTGTCCCGAGATGGAGCTGCGATCCGCGTCTCGTCCTTGCTTGTCGACGGGCGCCTCCTCggcttcatcttcatcctccccttcttcttcctccgtctTGTCCTTCTTCCTTCCCACCGCGGCGTATGCCTTCGTCACCAGCGCCGTTCCATCTACACCCGCCGCTACAGAC AAAATTCTTGCATCATCTCTTCAGAGTCCCGTGCGATCTCCCGGTACGTTCTCCGCAAGTTCAAGACGCCCGACGCCGGCACCAACAACCTCCTTCGTGACGGTGACCTCGAAGGATCGGCGCTCGTCGACGCCTGGCTggacgtggaggcgctgctgtaCGAGCCGGCGGTGCACGCGGTGTTCGTGCAACACCGCGTCGTCCCGGCGCTCGGCGGGGTGCCCGACGAGAAGGTCATCGGCGAGAGCGTAGAGAAGCTGAGGAAAGTGCTGGAGGTGTACGAGGCGCGGCTGGGCGAGCGCAGgtacctcgccggcgacgatgtCAGCCTGGCGGACCTGAGCCACTTCCCCTACACGCACTACTTTATGGGGATGCCATACGCGGCGGTGTTCGACGCGTTCCCCCGCGTCAGGTCGTGGTGGCAGGACCTCATGGCCCGCCCGGCGGTGCAGAGGGTCGCTGCGATGATGGACGGCCAGTGA
- the LOC111257326 gene encoding uncharacterized protein LOC111257326, with amino-acid sequence MALIRIGGGQLPKEQVITQLQRLYPGKWKWELEENEDNTFITKFPSKAELQRAIAFGGADVREEGVQTGQRLQFEAWHEKEEGFLLPKVWVRVFGLRKNLREYMNLWAVGSMLGSTQTVDMEVTRENVFGRVCVAVLNPLLIPSHLDVVIGDHYFELDFEVEKLGTDENGEEAIFDWKGDAAGEGEGEDSEEDHMQDDPEINRETKRRKNNTDYKGKENSSTDNIQADQDREQKNSLKERVQNMNDNEFLLFLKEKAGEIIDKAVDKTLDNLADQVMNERDEGQDSENSWEEEEGRDELQKVAAIPEVIITPTRASPRLAQSGDEHILSKTEKMAARKNLEHNEAIHNVEQLGIRVGDSRQEMEKMIKDLFILESRVKNQNDQRCQEENTLGVVILHETIHELCRKKQDGIILKLDFEKAYDKVNWTFLQQALKMKGFSPTWCKWIENIVSGGSVGVKVNDDIGHFFQTKQGLRQGDPLSPVLFNVVADMLAVLIARAKEKAQIKGLVPHLVDGVLSILQYADDTILFMENNIEQAKNLKLVLSTFEKLSGLKINFHKSELYCFGEAKNIVKEYVEIFGCKEGIMPFKYLGIPMYHRRLTNKDWKMVEERFQKKLASWKSKLLSVGGRLVLINSVLSSLPMFMMSFFRIPKGVLKRLDYYRSRFFWQCDEYKKKYRLAKWSILCVPKSVGGLGISNLEVQNRCLLSKWLFKLLNEEGVWQKLLRRKYLSNKTLTQVKKKKGDSQFWGGLMEIKDQFMAMGRFEVHNGKKTRFWEDVWIVFRGTYWARAWAMLSKEEEKIDLKKNCSRLEITALDFFHKYGWNFRRRLMS; translated from the exons ATGGCCCTGATCAGAATTGGAGGTGGACAGTTACCCAAGGAACAGGTGATTACACAGCTTCAGAGATTGTATCCTGGAAAATGGAAATGGGAGCTTGAGGAGAATGAGGACAACACTTTCATCACTAAGTTTCCATCAAAGGCTGAACTTCAGAGGGCTATAGCTTTTGGAGGGGCAGATGTTAGAGAAGAAGGGGTGCAGACAGGACAGAGGTTACAATTTGAAGCATGGCATGAAAAGGAGGAAGGGTTTCTACTCCCTAAAGTTTGGGTAAGAGTGTTTGGCTTGAGGAAGAACTTGAGAGAATATATGAACTTATGGGCTGTGGGGTCAATGTTGGGATCGACCCAAACTGTTGATATGGAAGTGACTAGAGAGAATGTTTTTGGGAGAGTATGTGTGGCAGTTCTTAATCCATTGCTCATCCCCTCACACCTAGATGTAGTGATAGGGGATCATTATTTCGAGCTAGACTTTGAGGTGGAAAAGTTGGGGACAGATGAAAATGGAGAAGAGGCTATTTTTGACTGGAAGGGTGATGCAgcaggagaaggggagggagaagaTAGTGAAGAGGATCATATGCAGGATGATCCAGAGATAAatagagaaacaaaaagaaggaaaaacaacACTGATTATAAAGGGAAGGAAAACAGCAGTACAGACAACATACAGGCTGATCAAGACAGGGAGCAAAAGAATTCACTGAAAGAGAGAGTTCAGAATATGAATGACAATGAATTCCTGCTGTTTCTTAAGGAAAAGGCTGGGGAAATAATAGATAAGGCAGTGGATAAAACGTTGGACAATTTGGCAGATCAAGTGATGAATGAGAGAGATGAAGGGCAGGACTCAGAGAACAgttgggaggaggaagagggaagaGATGAACTACAGAAAGTGGCTGCAATCCCAGAGGTAATAATCACACCAACAAGGGCTAGTCCAAGGTTGGCTCAATCTGGAGATGAGCACATCCTATCAAAAACAGAGAAGATGGCGGCAAGAAAGAATCTGGAACATAATGAAG CCATTCATAATGTTGAACAATTAGGAATTAGGGTGGGAGACAGTAGGCAGGAGATGGAAAAGATGATAAAAGATTTATTTATCTTAGAAAGCAGAGTTAAGAATCAGAATGATCAG AGATGTCAGGAAGAAAATACACTTGGGGTGGTAATACTGCATGAGACAATACATGAGTTGTGTAGGAAAAAACAGGACGGGATAATTCTCAAATTGGACTTTGAAAAAGCCTATGATAAGGTTAACTGGACTTTCTTACAGCAGGCTCTAAAAATGAAGGGTTTCTCTCCTACATGGTGTAAATGGATTGAAAACATAGTTAGTGGGGGAAGTGTTGGGGTCAAAGTTAATGATGACATTGGACATTTCTTTCAAACAAAACAAGGGCTAAGACAAGGAGACCCCCTGTCCCCAGTGTTGTTTAATGTGGTGGCTGACATGCTAGCAGTCCTAATAGCCAGAGCCAAGGAGAAAGCGCAAATTAAGGGTCTAGTACCCCATCTGGTAGATGGAGTATTATCTATCCtccaatatgcagatgacacaaTCCTTTTTATGGAAAATAATATAGAACAGGCTAAAAATCTGAAGTTAGTACTAAGTACATTTGAAAAACTCTCAGGCCTCAAAATCAACTTCCATAAGAGTGAATTGTACTGTTTTGGGGAGGCAAAAAATATAGTCAAAGAATATGTGGAGATCTTTGGGTGCAAGGAAGGAATTATGCCTTTTAAATATCTTGGAATTCCTATGTACCATCGTAGACTTACCAATAAAGATTGGAAAATGGTTGAAGAGAGGTTCCAGAAAAAACTAGCAAGCTGGAAGAGTAAATTATTGTCAGTTGGAGGAAGGTTGGTACTAATAAACTCTGTCCTTTCTAGTTTACCAATGTTTATGATGTCCTTCTTTAGAATACCTAAAGGTGTTCTCAAAAGACTGGACTACTACAGATCTAGATTCTTTTGGCAATGTGATGAATACAAAAAGAAATACAGATTGGCCAAATGGAGTATTTTGTGTGTACCAAAGAGCGTAGGAGGATTGGGCATATCAAACCTGGAAGTGCAAAATAGATGCTTGTTAAGCAAGTGGCTATTTAAACTTTTGAACGAGGAAGGGGTATGGCAAAAATTACTTAGAAGAAAATACCTAAGTAATAAAACTCTTACTCaagtgaagaagaaaaagggagatTCACAGTTTTGGGGTGGACTCATGGAAATAAAGGATCAATTCATGGCAATGGGTAGGTTTGAAGTGCATAATGGAAAGAAAACCAGATTCTGGGAAGATGTATGGATTG TGTTCAGAGGGACTTATTGGGCAAGGGCATGGGCGATGCTAtctaaggaagaagagaaaattgATTTGAAGAAGAACTGTAGCAGACTTGAAATTACTGCTTTGGATTTCTTCCATAAATATGGATGGAACTTTAGGAGAAGATTGATGTCTTAG